The following coding sequences lie in one Paenibacillus durus ATCC 35681 genomic window:
- the modB gene encoding molybdate ABC transporter permease subunit, producing MDINWTDFMAPVWLSIKIAVITSVIVFVLAAAAAKAMANRKFPGRSLIETVLLLPLVLPPTVVGFVLLVVLGRKSWLGEWYENLTGGTILFTWGSAVIAAVVVAFPLVYRTLKAGFEEVDRDLEDAARAQGAGELQVLRYITLPLAIRTLAAGYVLGFARGLGEFGATIMVAGNIPNRTQTIPTAIYVAVDGGDMTLAWLWVISIIAISAVMLMFVNRYS from the coding sequence ATGGACATCAATTGGACCGACTTTATGGCCCCAGTGTGGTTATCGATTAAAATTGCGGTTATCACGAGCGTGATCGTATTCGTCCTGGCGGCTGCAGCCGCCAAGGCGATGGCGAACCGGAAGTTTCCGGGCCGCAGCCTGATTGAAACCGTACTGCTGCTGCCTCTGGTTCTTCCGCCTACGGTTGTAGGTTTCGTGCTTCTGGTCGTATTGGGAAGAAAAAGCTGGCTTGGCGAATGGTACGAGAATTTAACCGGTGGAACGATTCTGTTCACCTGGGGATCGGCGGTGATTGCCGCCGTCGTTGTCGCTTTTCCGCTCGTTTATCGTACGCTAAAGGCAGGCTTTGAAGAAGTTGACCGCGATTTGGAAGATGCGGCGCGCGCTCAGGGGGCTGGAGAGCTTCAAGTGCTTCGCTATATTACGCTCCCGCTGGCGATCCGAACGCTTGCAGCGGGCTATGTGCTCGGCTTTGCCCGCGGCCTCGGCGAGTTCGGGGCGACAATTATGGTGGCGGGCAATATTCCCAACCGGACGCAGACGATTCCTACGGCGATTTATGTGGCTGTGGATGGAGGGGATATGACGCTCGCCTGGCTGTGGGTCATTTCTATAATCGCAATATCAGCGGTCATGCTGATGTTTGTCAACCGCTACTCCTAA
- the modA gene encoding molybdate ABC transporter substrate-binding protein, translated as MLKKLAMTVMAVAVFAATPLVTSGKAEAAGKTEIIVSAAASLQDSLDKIAAQYEKAHPTIDLVFNYAASGTLQKQIEQGAPADIFFSAGDKQMKALVDGGLISTNKELLKNQLVVVVPASSKAKLNTISLLTGPSFKKVAVGQPESVPAGQYAQQSLTAKKLWDTLQSKLIFGKDVRAVLSYVETGNADAGFVYKTDALTSKKVKIALTVGSFAHKPINYPIGIVKGTKHEAEAKAFYSYLQTNAATSVFKSYGFLLY; from the coding sequence ATGTTAAAAAAGCTGGCAATGACAGTAATGGCGGTGGCAGTATTTGCTGCAACGCCCTTGGTAACAAGCGGTAAGGCAGAGGCCGCAGGCAAGACGGAAATCATCGTATCTGCGGCGGCGAGCCTGCAGGACAGCCTGGACAAAATTGCTGCTCAATACGAGAAGGCTCATCCTACGATCGATCTGGTCTTTAACTATGCCGCTTCAGGCACGTTGCAGAAACAAATCGAGCAGGGCGCTCCGGCTGATATTTTCTTCTCCGCAGGCGACAAACAAATGAAAGCTCTCGTTGATGGCGGACTCATCTCCACAAACAAAGAACTGCTGAAGAATCAATTGGTCGTCGTCGTTCCTGCGAGCTCGAAGGCGAAGCTTAATACGATCTCCCTGCTTACGGGTCCTTCCTTCAAGAAGGTGGCCGTTGGTCAACCGGAATCCGTACCGGCTGGACAATATGCACAGCAATCCCTAACTGCCAAGAAGCTTTGGGATACACTGCAAAGCAAGCTTATCTTTGGTAAAGACGTACGCGCGGTGCTCTCCTATGTTGAAACCGGCAATGCGGATGCAGGCTTTGTATACAAAACCGATGCTTTGACCTCCAAGAAGGTTAAGATCGCTCTTACTGTAGGCTCTTTCGCTCACAAACCGATTAACTATCCGATCGGTATTGTAAAAGGAACTAAACATGAGGCAGAAGCCAAAGCATTCTACAGCTACCTCCAAACTAATGCAGCAACCAGCGTATTCAAATCCTACGGATTTTTGCTCTACTAA
- a CDS encoding helix-turn-helix transcriptional regulator, whose translation MSDNTSYTTEEVAQLLKISKLKVYDLIKKGELSSYRVGKQMRVDASDLEMYKQQSREHGRQASMLTSTKPGLHAISSAPSIQTPATFRSSVREIVITGQDISLDILAQHLEKFSPSLRPLRSYAGSLDSLISMYRGESDIVSTHLLDGDSGEYNIPYIRKMLVGSSYLVVRLLGRAAGLYVQKSNPKGLNDWKDLGQSGLRLVNRERGSGARVLLDEQLRLNGVKAQNIEGYTTEEISHVTVAGRIARGEADVGVGNEKASRIVEGVDFIPLIQEKYDLVMLKRPDNQDWISAVLEICRSQALHNELKSLYGYDLSETGKIIYET comes from the coding sequence ATGTCTGACAATACATCCTATACAACCGAAGAGGTTGCCCAGCTGCTTAAAATATCAAAACTGAAGGTCTATGACCTTATTAAGAAAGGCGAGCTTTCTTCTTACCGGGTGGGCAAGCAAATGCGTGTGGATGCCTCGGATCTTGAAATGTACAAGCAGCAGTCCAGAGAGCACGGACGCCAAGCGTCCATGCTCACCTCTACTAAACCGGGGCTTCATGCGATAAGTTCTGCACCTAGCATTCAGACCCCGGCGACGTTCCGTTCATCCGTGCGTGAAATTGTCATCACCGGCCAGGATATCAGTCTGGATATACTAGCACAACATTTGGAGAAGTTCTCCCCCTCGCTGCGTCCGCTGCGCTCATATGCGGGAAGCCTTGACAGTCTGATTTCCATGTATCGCGGGGAATCCGATATCGTCAGCACCCATTTGCTTGATGGCGATTCAGGCGAGTACAATATTCCTTATATCCGCAAAATGCTCGTCGGCTCCAGCTATCTTGTTGTTCGTCTCTTGGGCAGGGCCGCCGGTCTGTATGTACAGAAAAGCAATCCCAAAGGGCTTAATGACTGGAAAGACCTGGGGCAATCCGGTCTGCGACTCGTTAACCGGGAGAGAGGTTCAGGCGCGCGGGTGCTGCTGGATGAACAACTGCGCTTGAACGGAGTGAAAGCACAGAACATTGAAGGCTATACAACGGAGGAAATCAGCCATGTGACGGTTGCCGGCAGAATCGCCCGTGGCGAGGCCGATGTCGGCGTTGGGAATGAAAAGGCCTCCCGAATAGTCGAAGGCGTTGATTTTATTCCGCTCATCCAAGAAAAGTACGATCTAGTAATGCTGAAACGGCCGGATAACCAGGATTGGATCTCGGCGGTGCTCGAAATATGCCGCTCCCAAGCTCTTCATAATGAGCTTAAGTCGCTGTATGGATATGATCTGTCCGAAACCGGGAAGATTATTTACGAAACATAA
- a CDS encoding metal-dependent hydrolase yields the protein MKITYYGHSALLVESPDAKVIIDPFLSGNPGSGIAPENIRVDAVLLTHGHSDHLGDAVEIARNNDCPIFAVYELAEYCRIKGAKVKHMNIGGKLADSGFTVKYTPAFHSSSIQEGDYWIYLGEPGGILLTLEGKTLFHAGDTALFGDMRLIGERNAIDVAALPIGDVLTMGPDDALLAASWLRAAKVIPVHYNTFPVIEQDGAEFCNRLKQEGITGFPLKAGESVEI from the coding sequence ATGAAAATTACTTATTACGGTCATTCCGCGCTGCTGGTTGAATCACCTGACGCTAAAGTCATCATTGATCCGTTCTTATCGGGAAATCCGGGTTCGGGAATCGCTCCGGAGAATATCCGGGTGGATGCGGTGCTGCTGACCCATGGGCACTCCGACCATCTCGGCGATGCGGTGGAGATTGCGAGGAACAACGACTGCCCGATATTCGCGGTCTATGAGCTTGCCGAGTACTGCCGGATAAAAGGCGCGAAGGTCAAGCACATGAACATAGGCGGCAAACTTGCCGATTCCGGGTTTACCGTTAAGTATACGCCGGCCTTTCACTCTTCCTCCATACAGGAGGGCGACTATTGGATATATCTAGGCGAGCCTGGGGGAATTCTGCTGACCCTTGAAGGCAAAACGCTGTTTCATGCCGGCGATACGGCGCTGTTCGGGGATATGAGGCTGATCGGGGAACGCAATGCTATCGATGTCGCCGCGCTGCCAATCGGGGATGTGCTGACGATGGGCCCGGACGATGCGCTGCTGGCGGCGAGCTGGCTGCGGGCGGCCAAGGTGATACCGGTGCACTATAACACTTTCCCGGTGATCGAACAGGACGGAGCCGAGTTCTGCAACCGGCTCAAGCAGGAGGGCATCACCGGATTCCCGCTTAAAGCCGGAGAGAGCGTGGAGATTTAG
- a CDS encoding UDP-N-acetylglucosamine--LPS N-acetylglucosamine transferase codes for MRKKRVLLFSEGFGTGHTGAAYALAEGIKRLNPAVQCRVIELGKFLNPTVAPWILSAYRKTVSSQPKLFGMLYRTQYHRSLNRFTKLALHRVFYTHARQVIEQLKPDLIICTHPLPAAVVSRLKHLGLKVPLYTLITDYDAHGSWVNAEVNRYLVSTSRVKAILTGRGTPSDQVKVTGIPVHPKFWERSNREALRQELGLADKPTVLIMGGGWGLMFGKEIMNALTAKIDHIQLIFCMGSNNKLVDKLRSDPRFQHPNITILGYSSDVNKLMDAADLLITKPGGMTCTEALAKGIPMLFYQAIPGQEEKNSQYFVELGLAEVLDSETVIDKWFRLLQREYAELEKQRRLRLSPDHYQPHHCAVTVLEMLTKQGKLSGENGSPAQTLSDKAVYSTP; via the coding sequence ATGCGAAAGAAAAGAGTACTGCTGTTTTCGGAAGGCTTCGGCACAGGACATACAGGGGCCGCCTATGCTTTGGCTGAGGGGATTAAGCGCCTCAATCCTGCGGTCCAATGCCGGGTCATCGAGCTGGGCAAATTCCTGAATCCGACGGTGGCTCCATGGATTCTTTCCGCCTACCGCAAGACCGTCAGCAGCCAGCCCAAGTTGTTTGGAATGCTGTACAGAACGCAATATCACAGATCGCTGAACCGGTTCACTAAACTGGCGCTGCATCGTGTTTTTTATACACATGCCCGGCAAGTCATCGAGCAGCTCAAACCAGATCTTATTATATGCACACACCCTCTTCCCGCCGCCGTCGTTTCCAGGCTGAAGCATCTGGGGCTGAAAGTGCCGCTGTACACACTGATTACCGACTACGACGCGCACGGCAGTTGGGTTAATGCTGAGGTGAACCGTTACCTCGTCTCCACCTCTCGGGTAAAGGCGATCTTGACGGGACGCGGCACTCCTTCCGATCAGGTAAAGGTAACGGGAATCCCTGTGCATCCTAAATTCTGGGAACGATCCAACAGGGAGGCGCTCCGCCAGGAGCTGGGACTTGCCGATAAGCCCACCGTGCTTATTATGGGCGGCGGCTGGGGCCTGATGTTCGGTAAAGAGATCATGAACGCGCTGACGGCCAAGATTGATCATATCCAGCTCATCTTCTGTATGGGCAGCAATAATAAACTGGTGGACAAATTGCGCAGCGATCCAAGGTTCCAGCATCCGAATATCACGATTCTCGGATACAGCAGCGACGTCAACAAGCTGATGGACGCCGCCGATCTGCTGATTACAAAGCCGGGCGGCATGACCTGCACCGAGGCGCTGGCCAAAGGCATCCCTATGCTTTTCTATCAGGCTATTCCCGGGCAAGAAGAGAAGAACTCTCAATATTTCGTCGAGCTCGGATTGGCCGAGGTGCTGGACTCCGAGACGGTTATCGACAAATGGTTCCGGCTTCTCCAGCGCGAGTATGCAGAACTTGAGAAGCAGCGCCGCCTCCGTCTCTCTCCTGACCACTACCAGCCGCATCACTGCGCGGTAACGGTGCTGGAGATGCTGACCAAACAGGGAAAGCTGTCCGGGGAGAACGGCTCCCCGGCGCAGACGCTCAGCGATAAAGCGGTATACTCGACGCCTTAA
- a CDS encoding cell wall hydrolase — protein sequence MSIFKQNRWILPLFGVILVCFSAIILLVPELGLSEERDKVYVGRLQSPLLSSAPGPGQTVVSAGDRTKPVAEPAITAGTAIVRQSHPELSAVPRALVTAWKPVPASEWLNTKPLVLKGNSASASVTAKNKASAAVPIRQPQNARETRRKAAGTAAGKSKDKKTALTKQHPPAILYFSRTKLLSREERDQSTRSYAVSEEEVLLLQKIVMAEAEGEPYKGKVAVANVVLNRLRSAHFPNTIKAVIYQKHQFSPVANGRLKRVKPNQDSIRAVNAALSGVKEVTDDTYYFLSLKLAQDLTVHHSQTFSEKIGNHSFYR from the coding sequence ATGTCTATTTTTAAACAAAACCGCTGGATACTGCCGCTGTTCGGCGTAATTCTAGTGTGTTTCTCTGCGATAATATTGCTGGTGCCAGAGCTCGGATTAAGCGAAGAGCGGGACAAGGTCTATGTGGGCCGTTTGCAGTCACCGCTGCTTTCATCTGCGCCGGGGCCTGGACAAACCGTTGTGAGTGCGGGTGATAGGACCAAGCCGGTGGCGGAACCGGCCATCACTGCCGGGACCGCCATAGTCCGGCAGAGCCATCCCGAGCTGTCCGCCGTCCCCCGGGCGCTTGTGACCGCCTGGAAGCCTGTGCCCGCCTCCGAATGGTTGAACACAAAACCATTGGTTCTGAAAGGTAATAGCGCCTCAGCGTCCGTAACGGCTAAGAACAAAGCTTCCGCAGCCGTCCCAATCAGGCAGCCGCAGAATGCGCGTGAAACGAGGCGGAAGGCGGCAGGGACAGCGGCGGGCAAATCCAAGGACAAGAAGACTGCTTTAACCAAGCAACATCCCCCCGCAATACTTTACTTCTCACGGACCAAGCTATTAAGCCGGGAAGAGCGCGACCAATCCACCCGGAGCTACGCTGTATCCGAAGAAGAAGTGCTTCTGCTCCAGAAAATCGTAATGGCAGAGGCGGAAGGCGAACCGTACAAGGGCAAGGTGGCAGTTGCCAACGTTGTTCTGAACCGGCTGCGGTCAGCCCATTTTCCCAATACTATTAAAGCGGTCATATACCAGAAACATCAGTTTAGTCCGGTAGCCAACGGGCGGCTAAAGCGGGTAAAGCCAAACCAGGACTCAATCAGAGCTGTTAACGCTGCGCTTTCCGGGGTCAAGGAAGTCACAGACGACACCTATTATTTTCTTTCGCTTAAGCTTGCCCAGGATCTTACCGTTCATCATTCCCAAACTTTTTCAGAAAAAATTGGAAATCATAGCTTTTATCGATAG
- the thpR gene encoding RNA 2',3'-cyclic phosphodiesterase, with protein MNDKAAVGLGGTASERLFTAVRLPPELRGAVGGMCRSLSQELSFAKWTHEEDYHITLQFLGDTDPRSIPELVSALKGAARDFRPFTLSLRETGIFGPPSAPRVLWAGVGGETDRLEELHSRIAAATLPLGFRAEERAYKPHVTLARKYRGERAFNPEYLHAFKQEADALQMSWRVEEWVLFVTRMHKKPMYEIVETITILKK; from the coding sequence ATGAATGATAAAGCGGCGGTCGGTTTGGGCGGAACGGCTTCTGAAAGATTGTTCACAGCGGTGAGGTTGCCGCCCGAGCTTCGCGGGGCCGTAGGCGGCATGTGCCGCAGCCTGTCACAGGAGCTGTCCTTTGCCAAATGGACTCATGAAGAGGATTATCATATAACGCTGCAGTTTCTGGGCGATACCGACCCCCGGTCCATTCCGGAGCTTGTGTCGGCGCTGAAGGGGGCGGCAAGGGACTTTAGACCGTTCACCCTGTCTTTGCGGGAAACAGGCATCTTCGGGCCTCCGTCCGCTCCGCGCGTCCTATGGGCGGGAGTGGGCGGGGAGACGGACCGGCTGGAGGAATTGCATAGCCGGATCGCGGCGGCTACGCTGCCGCTGGGATTTCGCGCCGAGGAGCGCGCTTATAAGCCCCATGTGACGCTGGCTCGCAAATACAGGGGAGAGCGTGCTTTTAACCCAGAATATCTTCATGCGTTTAAGCAGGAAGCGGATGCTCTCCAGATGTCCTGGAGAGTCGAGGAATGGGTCCTTTTTGTTACGCGAATGCACAAAAAACCGATGTATGAAATTGTCGAAACCATAACAATTTTAAAAAAATAG
- a CDS encoding TRM11 family SAM-dependent methyltransferase has translation MDYKLTPYLYMYRSHENESELCSLELDVLLQGDVLASGLIIAREKIDPSRSPFLSGRIDILCASDSEEEIAHFAGGIRLREGETFKLFCPKEGGGTYEERRELERKVGRQISGTADMRSPDRVFGLVKHEGMLLLGEYRESDRSWQRRKVKPHNYSTGLGVALSRSAANIAAPRPEGLRILDPCCGMGSVLIEGLSMGMDMAGCDLNPLAVRGARGNLRHFGYPENIVTLGDMRNLSGHYDAAILDMPYNLCSVLSPADTKEMLEALRRLTGRAVIISTQPVEESIAAAGFSIKGGCTVSKGSFKRSLWLCH, from the coding sequence TTGGATTACAAACTGACGCCTTATTTGTATATGTACCGCAGCCATGAGAATGAAAGCGAACTGTGTTCTCTGGAGCTGGATGTATTATTGCAGGGGGATGTTCTGGCTTCTGGACTGATTATTGCCCGGGAAAAGATTGATCCAAGCCGAAGTCCGTTTTTATCGGGGAGAATCGACATTTTATGCGCTTCGGATTCGGAGGAGGAAATCGCGCATTTCGCAGGCGGCATCAGGCTTAGGGAAGGGGAGACCTTTAAGCTGTTCTGTCCCAAGGAAGGGGGAGGAACCTACGAAGAGCGCAGAGAGCTGGAGAGGAAGGTCGGCAGACAAATATCCGGAACGGCTGACATGCGGTCGCCGGACCGCGTATTCGGTCTGGTAAAGCATGAGGGCATGCTTCTGCTCGGCGAGTACCGCGAGAGCGACAGGAGCTGGCAGCGGCGCAAGGTTAAGCCGCACAACTATTCGACCGGGCTCGGCGTGGCGCTGTCCCGGTCAGCCGCCAACATCGCGGCTCCGCGTCCGGAGGGCCTGCGGATACTCGACCCTTGCTGCGGAATGGGGAGCGTGCTGATCGAAGGGCTGTCCATGGGCATGGACATGGCCGGATGCGACCTGAATCCGCTCGCTGTACGGGGGGCGAGAGGGAATCTGCGTCATTTCGGCTACCCGGAGAATATCGTGACGCTAGGCGATATGAGAAATCTGTCCGGGCATTATGATGCGGCTATACTGGATATGCCGTATAATCTGTGCTCGGTTCTCTCGCCGGCCGACACCAAGGAGATGCTGGAGGCGCTCCGCCGCTTAACCGGCCGCGCGGTTATTATTTCCACACAGCCGGTAGAGGAGAGCATCGCCGCAGCCGGTTTTTCAATAAAAGGCGGCTGCACCGTGTCCAAAGGGTCCTTTAAGCGGTCGCTTTGGCTGTGCCATTAG
- the nikC gene encoding nickel transporter permease has translation MSQASLNINSEAASAEKVSGPWRDAWKAFRKNKTAMLGLGIIVFFILIALLAPFIAPYDYKEQVLMDRLKAPSAAHWFGTDDLGRDMFTRIIYGARISLWVGFFSVIGSIIVGTLLGVLAGFYGRWIDMLISRLFDILLAFPSILLAIAIVAILGPSLQNALYAIAIVNIPTYGRLVRAKVLSLKSEEYITAARAIGMKNTRILLTHILPNSLTPIIVQGTLGIATAIIEAAALGFLGLGAQPPEPEWGKMLSDSRQFIQKAPWTVVFPGLSIMLTVLGFNLMGDGLRDVLDPRMKN, from the coding sequence TTGTCACAGGCATCATTGAATATCAATTCGGAAGCCGCTTCTGCCGAAAAGGTCTCCGGCCCTTGGCGCGACGCATGGAAGGCATTCCGCAAAAATAAAACGGCGATGCTCGGGCTCGGCATTATCGTCTTCTTCATTTTGATCGCGCTGCTGGCGCCGTTCATCGCCCCTTATGATTACAAAGAACAGGTGCTGATGGACCGGCTGAAGGCGCCGTCCGCCGCTCACTGGTTCGGTACGGATGACCTTGGCAGAGACATGTTCACCCGCATCATCTACGGCGCGCGCATTTCGCTTTGGGTAGGCTTTTTCTCCGTCATCGGCTCCATTATCGTCGGCACATTGCTCGGCGTGCTCGCTGGCTTTTACGGCAGATGGATCGACATGCTTATCTCGCGTCTATTCGACATACTGCTTGCGTTTCCCAGCATTCTGCTGGCCATCGCCATCGTGGCGATTCTCGGGCCGTCGCTGCAAAATGCGCTTTACGCCATCGCCATTGTCAACATTCCGACTTACGGGCGGCTTGTGCGCGCGAAGGTGCTCAGCCTGAAGTCGGAGGAGTACATTACGGCGGCGCGGGCCATCGGCATGAAGAACACGCGCATTCTGCTTACGCATATTCTGCCGAACAGCCTGACGCCGATTATCGTGCAGGGGACGCTTGGTATCGCGACCGCGATTATCGAAGCGGCCGCGCTCGGCTTTCTCGGGCTCGGCGCCCAGCCTCCTGAGCCTGAATGGGGCAAAATGCTGTCCGATTCCCGCCAGTTTATCCAGAAAGCGCCCTGGACGGTCGTCTTTCCGGGCCTGTCCATTATGCTGACCGTGCTCGGCTTCAATCTGATGGGGGACGGTCTGCGCGATGTGCTCGATCCCCGGATGAAGAATTAG
- a CDS encoding TOBE domain-containing protein, with protein MKISARNQLEGRVVAIEAGPINAKVVIDTGGQKITSIISLDALEELGIKEGATVTALFKASSVLLMA; from the coding sequence ATGAAAATTAGTGCCAGAAACCAATTGGAAGGCCGTGTAGTAGCTATAGAGGCAGGACCGATCAATGCTAAGGTTGTTATTGACACTGGCGGACAAAAAATCACTTCCATTATCTCCTTGGATGCCCTTGAAGAGCTCGGAATTAAGGAAGGCGCTACAGTTACCGCCCTTTTCAAAGCTTCTTCCGTCCTGTTGATGGCCTAA
- a CDS encoding ABC transporter permease — MSSYLLKRIMVLIPVLIGMTIIVFSIIHAIPGDPAETILGQKATEQSKQALRDQLGLDKPWITQYFDYMGDLLKGDLGTSIRTKTPIAKEIVPYLAATLELTAAAMLFATFVGVNAGILSAWKQNSWFDYTAMIIALIGVSMPIFWLGLMEQLVFALKLHWLPSIGRMDQRDPVESITNLYVIDSILAGRWDQLWTVIKHLILPSIALGTIPMAIIARMTRSSMLEVMNSDYIRTAKAKGLSQFIVVYKHALKNSLIPVLTVVGLQTGALLGGAVLTETIFAWPGVGRYIFEAISSRDYPVIQSGILIIAFIFVFINLLVDLLYAAIDPRIQYK, encoded by the coding sequence TTGAGTTCCTACTTATTAAAACGTATCATGGTGCTGATTCCCGTCCTGATCGGCATGACGATAATCGTATTTTCCATCATCCATGCCATTCCGGGAGATCCGGCGGAGACCATTCTGGGCCAGAAGGCGACAGAACAGTCCAAACAGGCGCTGCGGGACCAGCTCGGTCTCGATAAGCCCTGGATAACGCAGTACTTTGATTACATGGGCGATCTGCTGAAAGGCGATCTAGGAACCTCGATTCGCACCAAGACGCCGATTGCCAAAGAAATCGTGCCTTACCTGGCGGCAACGCTGGAGCTTACGGCAGCCGCAATGCTGTTCGCCACCTTTGTTGGCGTGAATGCCGGCATTTTAAGCGCCTGGAAACAGAATTCATGGTTTGACTATACCGCGATGATTATCGCGCTGATTGGAGTGTCCATGCCGATATTCTGGCTTGGCCTCATGGAACAACTGGTCTTTGCGTTAAAGCTTCACTGGCTGCCCTCGATCGGGAGGATGGATCAGCGGGACCCGGTGGAGAGCATTACCAATCTGTATGTCATCGACAGCATTTTGGCGGGGCGCTGGGATCAGCTCTGGACCGTCATTAAGCATTTGATTCTCCCGAGCATCGCGCTCGGAACAATTCCGATGGCGATTATCGCCCGGATGACCCGCTCCAGCATGCTGGAGGTTATGAATTCGGACTATATCCGCACGGCCAAAGCCAAAGGACTGTCTCAGTTCATTGTCGTGTACAAGCACGCCCTCAAAAATTCGCTCATTCCCGTGCTGACCGTCGTCGGTCTTCAGACGGGCGCGCTGCTCGGCGGAGCAGTGCTGACAGAGACGATCTTCGCCTGGCCGGGCGTGGGACGGTATATATTTGAAGCGATCAGCTCGCGCGATTATCCGGTCATCCAGTCCGGAATTCTCATCATCGCTTTCATCTTTGTTTTCATCAATCTGCTTGTGGATCTGCTGTATGCCGCCATCGATCCGCGCATTCAATACAAGTAA
- a CDS encoding deoxyguanosinetriphosphate triphosphohydrolase family protein, translating into MRLNELREHRQYPEITRLETSRAAYERDYSRLIHSPTFRRLQGKSQVFGAGTGDYYRTRLTHSLEVAQIAREAAKSLLRSYPEVGLEKAGNPGLVIDPEVVECAAIAHDFGHPPFGHKGEEVLDNILDRLIEEKTAKKAAVTGADPARKLEIYNEMRTKYEHFEGNAHNFRLIMFLEKRENIDGLNLSDAVLLGINKYPFPGTTLKKGMYLNEWEYISHIRSEWGIPEGKKTLEAQLMDLCDDIAYSAHDLEDGIKAGKIEVHEFFMHDPYILRLIVEKIMTLEDSFWHGWTEEAIRPKVEEVLNSFLRIWKEKMPTCEHDYSRTRREVKAYWVSTFVASLGVIPDGDWKKVTFIKEGKEDEDLLRTVSVLKSFAWVTMIRDLRVQRLQKRSEWIVRRLWGAFLDPDTSKAIIPTDWLQRFEKDQRKQRPIWTWEHMVIDYIAGMTDAFAEKIYNELFGLKVGSIYDLD; encoded by the coding sequence ATGAGACTGAATGAACTAAGAGAACACCGCCAATATCCGGAGATTACCCGCCTGGAGACATCAAGGGCTGCATATGAACGTGACTATTCCCGGTTGATTCATTCGCCGACCTTCCGCAGGCTGCAGGGGAAATCGCAGGTATTCGGAGCAGGTACCGGGGATTATTATCGGACGAGGTTAACCCATTCGCTTGAGGTGGCTCAAATTGCGCGTGAGGCGGCCAAGAGCCTGCTGCGTTCTTATCCGGAAGTGGGCTTGGAGAAAGCCGGGAATCCGGGACTGGTCATTGATCCGGAGGTGGTTGAATGCGCGGCGATTGCCCATGATTTCGGCCATCCTCCATTTGGACATAAAGGGGAAGAAGTGCTCGACAACATTCTGGACCGCTTAATTGAGGAGAAAACCGCGAAGAAGGCGGCGGTGACCGGAGCGGACCCGGCGCGCAAACTCGAAATTTACAATGAGATGAGAACCAAGTATGAGCATTTTGAAGGCAACGCGCATAATTTCCGGCTCATCATGTTCCTGGAGAAGCGCGAGAACATCGACGGACTCAATCTGTCCGATGCCGTTCTGCTTGGAATCAATAAGTACCCTTTTCCCGGAACGACGCTTAAAAAGGGAATGTATCTCAATGAGTGGGAATATATCTCGCATATCCGCTCGGAATGGGGAATTCCGGAAGGGAAGAAGACGCTCGAAGCGCAGCTGATGGATTTATGCGATGATATCGCTTATTCCGCCCATGACCTTGAGGACGGCATCAAGGCCGGGAAGATTGAAGTCCATGAATTCTTCATGCATGACCCTTATATTTTAAGGCTCATTGTCGAGAAGATCATGACGCTGGAGGATTCTTTCTGGCATGGATGGACAGAGGAAGCAATCCGGCCAAAGGTAGAAGAGGTGCTGAACTCGTTCCTGCGGATCTGGAAGGAGAAAATGCCGACCTGCGAGCACGATTATTCCCGGACCCGCCGCGAGGTCAAAGCCTATTGGGTCAGCACCTTTGTCGCCAGCCTCGGTGTCATACCGGATGGTGATTGGAAGAAGGTTACTTTTATCAAGGAAGGAAAAGAAGACGAGGACCTGCTGCGCACGGTAAGCGTACTGAAGAGCTTTGCCTGGGTGACGATGATTCGCGATTTGCGCGTTCAGCGGCTGCAAAAGCGCAGCGAGTGGATTGTACGGAGGCTGTGGGGGGCGTTCCTGGACCCCGATACGTCGAAAGCGATCATCCCTACCGATTGGCTGCAGCGTTTTGAGAAGGACCAGCGTAAGCAAAGACCGATTTGGACCTGGGAGCATATGGTGATCGACTATATTGCCGGAATGACCGATGCTTTTGCCGAGAAAATTTACAATGAGCTGTTCGGGCTTAAAGTCGGCTCAATTTATGATCTGGATTAA